The DNA region CCCGGTGCTGACCCAGGTTCCGTCGCGCATGACGGTCACGCGCTGGCACTCGCTAAACACTTCTTCCAGCCGGTGCGTGATGAACAGCACCGCCGCGCCGCGTCCCCGCAGAGCGCGTACCACCCGGAACAGACGATCCGTCTCCGAAAGTGTGAGCGCCGCCGTCGGCTCATCCATGATCAGTACGTTGGCGTTCAGAGACAGCGCCTTGGCAATCTCGACGAGTTGCTGATCGGCGATGCTCAGACCGCGCACAGGCCGCGAGGGATCAAGGGCCACGCCCAGTTCTCTCAGCAGCTCCCTGACACGGGTATTCATGGCGCGGGTATCGATGCAGCCCAGTCCAGCGCGTGGCTGCCGTCCCATTAGCACATTCTCGGCCACCGACAGGTCTGGGAACAGGGTGGGTTCCTGATAAATGATGGCAATTCCAGCCGCCGTCGCCTCGCCGGGCGAGTGGAAATCGGCACTTTTGCCCGCCACGGTCAGGCTGCCACCTTCGCGGCGGTGGACCCCGGCCAGAATCTTGACGAAAGTGCTTTTGCCCGCGCCGTTCTCGCCCAGCAGCGCGTGCGCCTCGCCGGGGTACAGCTCGATGCTCACGTCGGAGAGCGCCTGAACTGGCCCGAAGGATTTGCTGGCGTGGCTGAGGGTGAGCAGCGGCTGTGTGGTTTGAGGTTCAGGCAAGGTGAAACACCTCTTCCAGTTGCAGGAAGCCCTCGTCCGGGTTGCCGTTCAGCGCCACGAAAAACGGGGCCATCTCGCTTTGCCAGCGGGCGTTTATTTCGCGCTGGGCCATGCTTTCGCGGGCGGCGTTCAGATCGGGCGTCTCGAAATAGCCCACCAGCAGGCCGTCGTCTTTCAGGAACAGCGAGTAGTTGTGCCAGCCCGTTTCGCTCAGGGCCGCGAGCATCTCCGGCCACACCGCGCGGTGGCGTTCCCGGTACTCCGCGAGGCGCTCCGGGCGCACCTGGAGCAGAAAACAGACCCGTTGTGGTTGGGCAGGATGAGACATCAAGGACTCCTGAGAAAGTGAAGGGCCGCCGTGGCCTGGCTGGGTTGAGGTACGAAAAGTATCTAAGCACAAGCGCACACAACATTGCAAGACCTTGTTGCATTTTGTGACTTTGATGTTAGGATACCGCCATGCATTCAGAGATCATGGCTCCCCTGCCGGGGCGTCAGCAGGACATTCTGCGCCGTGCCCTGAGCGATAAGGTGGTGCGGATCAAGGATCTGGCCGCCGACTTCGGCGTTCACGAAATGACCGTGCGGCGCGACATTGACGCCCTGTGCGAGCAGGGCAAACTGCTGCGCGTCCACGGCGGCGCGCAGTTGCTCGAGCGCACCGCCG from Deinococcus sp. AJ005 includes:
- a CDS encoding L-rhamnose mutarotase, which produces MSHPAQPQRVCFLLQVRPERLAEYRERHRAVWPEMLAALSETGWHNYSLFLKDDGLLVGYFETPDLNAARESMAQREINARWQSEMAPFFVALNGNPDEGFLQLEEVFHLA